The Candidatus Pelagibacter sp. IMCC9063 genome has a window encoding:
- a CDS encoding helix-turn-helix domain-containing protein produces MSALLNQHLGKKLRLRRTSLGLTQTQVAQAINVTFQQIQKYEKGTNGVSSARLLQLANFLKVPIKFFFEDYQDFSETTQNDGTQSLNYSFLTKLFSELSSDEKSKIIQFLNTNKEERKVI; encoded by the coding sequence ATGAGTGCACTATTAAACCAACATCTAGGAAAGAAGCTTAGACTTAGAAGAACTTCTCTAGGTCTTACACAAACACAAGTAGCACAAGCAATTAACGTTACATTTCAACAAATACAAAAATATGAAAAAGGAACTAATGGAGTTTCATCAGCTAGATTGTTGCAATTAGCTAATTTCTTAAAAGTTCCAATAAAATTCTTTTTTGAAGACTATCAAGACTTTTCCGAAACAACCCAAAATGACGGGACGCAAAGCCTCAATTATTCATTTTTAACTAAGCTATTTTCTGAATTGAGCTCTGATGAAAAGAGTAAGATAATTCAGTTTTTGAATACGAATAAAGAAGAAAGAAAAGTTATCTAA